ctaccaggctgctcaaggaagccctaccattatttaatgcttcgatcttaaatatgatcaatctatctttgttagctggctatgtaccacaggcttttaaggtggcagtaattaaaccattacttaaaaagccatcacttgacccagctatcttagctaattataggccaatctccaaccttccttttctctcaaaaattcttgaaagggtagttgtaaaacagctaactgatcatctgcagaggaatggtctatttgaagagtttcagtcaggttttagaattcatcatagtacagaaacagcattagtgaaggttataaatgatcttcttatggcctcagacagtggactcatctctgtgcttgttctgttagacctcagtgctgcttttgatactgttgaccataaaattttattacagagattagagcatgccataggtattaaaggcactgcgctgcggtggtttgaatcatatttatctaatagattacaatttgttcatgtaaatggggaatcttcttcacagactaaggttaattatggagttccacaaggttctgtgctaggaccaattttattcactttatacaagcttcccttaggcagtattattagacagcattgcttaaattttcattgttacgcagatgatacccagctttatctatccatgaagccagaggacacacaccaattagctaaactgcaggattgtcttacagatataaagacatggatgacctctaatttcctgcttttaaactcagataaaactgaagttattgtacttggccccacaaatcttagaaacatggtgtctaaccagatccttactctggatggcattaccctgacctctagtaatactgtgagaaatcttggagtcatttttgatcaggatatgtcattcaaagcgcatattaaacaaatatgtaggactgcttttttgcatttgtgcattatctctaaaattagaaaggtcttgtctcagagtgatgctgaaaaactaattcatgcatttatttcctctaggctggactattgtaattcattattatcaggttgtcctaaaagttccctgaaaagccttcagttaattcaaaatgctgcagctagagtgctgacggggactagaaggagagagcatatctcacccatattggcctctcttcattggcttcctgttaattctagaatagaatttaaaattcttcttcttacttataagagtttgaataatcaggtcccatcttatcttagggacctcgtagtaccatatcaccctaatagagcgcttcgttctcagactgcaggcttacttgtagttcctagggtttgtaagagtagaatgggaggcagagccttcagctttcaggctcctctcctgtggaaccagctcccaattcagatcagggagacagacaccctctctacttttaagattaggcttaaaactttcctttttgctaaagcttatagttagggctggatcaggtgaccctgaaccatcccttagttatgctgctatagacttaaactgctggggggttcccatgatgcactgagtgtttctttctctttttgctctgtatgcaccactctgcatttaatcattagtgatcgatctctgctcccctccacagcatgtctttttcctggttctctccctcagccccaaccagtcccagcagaagactgcccctccctgagcctggttctgctggaggtttcttcctgttaaaagggagtttttccttcccactgtcgccaagtgcttgctcacagggggtcgttttgaccgttggggtttttctgtaattattgtatggcttttgccttacaatataaagcgccttggagcaactgtttgttgtgatttggcgctatataaatgaaattgattttatttgatttgaacaaaagaaatatacagttggaatatttattgaTATTAAGAAAGCCTTTGACACAATCAACCATTAAATATTAATTAGAAACTGGAAAGATATGGCATCAGAGGTATTGTATCAGACTGGGTTCAAAACTATTTACAGCAGAGACAGCAGTTTAAGATCGGTGATATCagtttggacattgtttgtggggtaCCACGTGGGTCAGTGTTGGGGCCCAAactatttatattgtatattaatgatatttgtAAGGTGTCACAGATACTTGAACTGGTGATGACACATATTTTCTGTTCTGGGGAGAATTTAAAAGAAATAAATggtagaggaaatcactgaagaaatgaacaaattgaaaatatggtttgactgaaacaaatggtcacagaacttaaataaaacaaaactaatgttatttTAGGAACTGCAGAACCAATGAGCAAGTACGAATACAGATAGATGGGGTGCAGATTGAAAGGGttgatgatgaaaataaattccttggtgtaataatagatgagaaaatcagttggaaaccacacatcaaatatatacaaaccaaagtatcaagaagcatttcagtgttaaacaaagcaaaacatgttctggatcataaaTCACTCTGCATCCTACACTGTTCCACTGTCTTACCTGatttcaattactgtgtagaGATCTGGGGTAATAACTATATGAGTTCAATTAAATCACTAATTATTCTTCAAAAAACAGCAATACGGGTAATTCATAATGTCGGCTATCAAGACCATTAAAATCAAAACTATTATAATTAACAGAcagtaaaattccaaacagcacagatcttgtacaaaGCAAAAAATGACCTTTTACCCAAAAACGTACAGAAATTGTTCAAGGATCGAGAGGGGGGGACATCAATTACGAGGGAAATACaactttaaaatgaacaaaatccacaCATACAAGAAACAATTCTGCATTTCATTCTGTGGGGTCAGACTGTGGAACGGTATgaatgaggagttaaagcagcgtccaaacattcaacagtttaaaactaTATAAAGTATGTGTTTTCACAGGATACAAGGATGAAGTGTGAGAGTCACTACGTGTTCACGGGAAACTGTTATTGATTATTTATTCCTGTATTTgttttatggatttatttatgttcatcgtTAGTTGGGTCTGTCTTTTGTTTTATCGGGTTCTTTATATCtgtcttttttctaaaattatattgtatcgttgtatcattattattattactattagtattattgttgttgctattattattatcatgattgtcaatagtagtatttttaaggaaacctgtattgatatataaatcattatacagggagaaggagtgGGTTTAGACAAGTTTCAacttctcactcctttttgaactaactttaattttatgttgtctgttgttgttttattttttcttttgttcaaaataaatcttcttcaattcaaattcaattaaTTTGACAGTATAACTGCAGTAATGCAGTAAACGTTAATATCATCAGTAGAATCAAAGGCTGTTTTGCTTCTTGTTTCTGTTATTAGATGagtggctgatttttttttttttttaatctttaagccctggtcagaccaaaaaaataaagccatgaataatgagccacgtatggatttgtcagaaatttcagtgattatttgagtaAATCTGCATctgctatgaagaagcctctacgTACCTCACATGTGCTACATATCAGCCTCTAATGTggcacgactgacctgtcatttgatccTCAATTGGCTCATACAGCCACGTATGATCCCGTAGTGCCACGTAACACCACGTTCTGCCTTCTCTTTCTCCTTTTGTTGCCTTTCTCCCGTGTTCCCTTGATCTTGTGTGACCGACTGCTGGGGTTGACCTGTCTGTCTTTGGGGAGTTGACCTACACCTCTATCTCAGTGCCCTCCTCCAGTGGTGGTGTTGGAGATCTTGGAGATCGGGGTTCAGATGATTGGGCAGGGGATGCAGCAGGAGATGGAGATGAAGCTGTACCCCTCCTCCAGGTTGCCATGTTCCTGCCTCCTGCTTCTGTCTTCTTCCCTCTGAACATGCTTGTCGTGCCGTacgtgtgagagagtgagtaggTTGTCGGGTTGGCCCAACGTGGCCCATATGTGGCACCACATGACCCATGTGTGGAACAACGTGGCCCGTACGTGGTGCCTATGAGGATAACCAGCAATATGATTGCCAGCTGCAGTACGTGGCCCATATGAGGCTTGAACGTGGCAGATACGAGAGACAGTGAAGCAGACTAGTCCACATAGCCGCGAGGTAACTCAGATAATGGGTCTCTAACTGCCTTGtagtcaccacaaacatgcctctagcACGGTGTTTGTAGCCCCATTTGTCCTCgtggtacctcgtacacaaatcaCCCGCGCTATTTTTGCTAAATGTTGAACTTCacaaaattagcaccacgctgagagatgagcctcgttagccgaataatctgcctctaagagcctctattCTCCCACGCTTGTTGAATAACTCGACTCATACAAAAAAAGTTCAtggtatgtggctcattattcatttctttatttttaaacctGCTGTTTAATCATTTCTAAAAACAAGAAAAGCACGGGGACAGAAAGAGGAagagatgattttaaaatgataAAAGTAGCCAGCCCAGAAGAAAACCTAAttgattattttttgtttttttcctctgtctcttaattttttttatgaacaGTGTAAAAAAATTTTATGTTTAATATTAAACACTTACATTTAAACACACCTTCTACACAGATGACATTTTTAAAAAGGTTTGCCTGTTGACATTATAAAGTCCAGTTCAGTTGAATATTTTAAGGCAAATCTTAAAACTTATTTATTTTCGTcggtttatcattagttttattgttggtcTGGATTATATATATgctgttttaatttttatttctacTTTATATTTTATATGAATTGTTTTATGAGTTTAAGCACTTTGTAAATTTTTCTCTCTCTAAAGTGCCACATAAataaacttattaaaaataagatTATTGTTAAATTTCttttatcattaaaaaaaaaaaatcatcccattttgtgtgtgtgtgtgtgtgtgtgtgtgtgtgtgtgtcagaaacACTGATGGagtagttttgttgttgttgtttttcccttCCAGGGGTCAGTGGTGATGATTCCGTGTCTCTGTACCACTCGTCAGGACAAAATGTGACTCTGGTCTGTGCTCAGCTTTCACATTTTGGTCCAACATGTTCTGGTATAAACTGGCTTTTCAACAAAGATGTCACTCATACTTTTGAAGAGGTAAAGAATGGAAAAGTGTCACTGAGCTCACAGCGAGCAGCCAGGCTCCATGTGGACAAAGACTGCTCTCTGATCATCAGCAACATCACTGATgaggacgctggctactacaCATGTCGGGTTGGAGACAGAGATTCTTCGGACAAACGGGTCTACGTCAGCGTTCTGACCAGTGAGTGTCCCTTTGATAAAAACTTGTTCTCACAGAGTTTAACTggatctgctgctgtgactgaatCAGGAACTACATGGACACTCATTAGAGTGCACACCTCCAACAAAGTCCTTAAAAACACCTCAATGTATCATTGGCCCCGCCCCTTTTTGTAGATCCACCCAAACATCAGAACCTTTCCAGCCTCCTGTCTCAGGTTCATGTTGTCACTGGTGCAGCATAGATTCAGATCAGGGATCAGATCTTGATCTGTGTTTGGTGAAAATGGATTTCTTAGTTTTAGagtaatcctgctgacaaacaggatCAGGAGAAATCAAATCCTGGATGGAGGTACCGACGATAATAAATCGACTCAGAGTGAAGGATTTTAAAAAAGCCCTGTTTGAgatttgatttaatttctttcagTCTCGACGTCTCCATCGGATGCTGATCCAGTGAGGGACAGTGAGGTCGTATTGGAGTGTTCTCTGGTCAGATCCACAGACCTCAGACTCTGTGCAGAGAACACCGTCCTCTGGCAGGATGAAGGAGGCCGCGTTCTGTTGGATAAAGGTGATGGATACGAGTTCTTACGACGGACCAACTGTGTGTCTTTACTGAAAGTGAAGCGTCAGAGCGACCGCAACAGGAAGTACACCTGTAAGGTGACGGACGACAAGAACAACCAGCTCATATCAGCCGACTACACACCCATCTTCACAGGTACCAGGAGACCTTCTGAGGTCAGACagaaaatattaatttacatgggggggggggggcattcaggTCCACACAAACACGTGATACGTGCAGTGAAAATCATTTAACTCCTCCATAAACTCAGCAAGTtgctgtttttgctgttttaaaaagtATTGCATATATTTTAGGACAAGACGGAGTAAGTTTGATTTAATGACAAATTAATCAGGGATTCttgtcacatcaatcaatcaatcaatttttttatatagcgccaaatcacaacaaacagttgccccaaggcgctttatattgtaaggcaaagccatacaataattatgtaaaaccccaacggtcaaaacgaccccctgtgagcaagcacttggctacagtgggaaggaaaaactcccttttaacaggaagaaacctccagcagaaccaggctcagggaggggcagacaTGACCTGTGTGGACATGACCTGGTCCGTGTGGTCATGATGTCGTTTCCATGATGTCGTTTCCATGATGCTGTTTTAtgtcttatttttttctttgtctccAGCTGGGCTCTGGTCCTTGTTTTGAAGATAACTGAATTTTGTGTGCTTTCCTCTGACCACAGGTCCTGCTGGTCCTGCTGATCCCACGACAGACTACGTGCACTTCATCATCGGTGGAGTGGTTGGCGCGGTAGCACTGCTGATCATCATCACTGCTATTTTCTTCAAATGCAGGAAGACAGCCAAAGAGACAGAAAGTTAGTGCAAgctttaaaaaattacatttatatgctgatgatcagtgttgtggaaagtaactttgacaagttacttttttagttacttttttagttgctttatacaggtgctttatgcagttacttcattagcagctttatgcaattactttattagaatctgccgaaaacttgcaactaataagtaatgtaactaataaggtaacgagtaatctaacttggttactcgtaagattgagcaatcagaaaagtaactaatcagcaaagtaactaatagttacttttctgagtactaaatcttaaaaataaccaaattagattatgagtaactttattaattacattcagcagctgccgacaaggtgtccgcagctgctaatgaagtaaatgtaagaagtaactgtaaaatataactgtatagattaactaatgaagtaactttccaaagttactttccccaacactgctgATGATACAGTGTTTTATGGCATCAGAACCTATGCCCACCAAACTGCGctgacaacacaaaacaacaTGATGGTCTCCATCTTTCTTTATGTCATTATTTCCATTTCACACAGAGACACATCAAAGCGTCTTTGTTACCGCGAGCCATGATTGTCCCCTGCCTGCCCCAACAAATGTTTGGACATATGTACATatgtgtgtccaaacctttgtcACCATGTCTCCAAGAGCTTTGGAcaccaaacaaaacagagttggcACATAGGCAGTCCCAGTGTGGGCCATGATCACCATGGCAACCTGACCTGCCTATTAATGAAGTGTCTGGGTCAGTGAGATCAACATAATCGTATTTTGGGTCACATGGGCCCTATctttacaatttatgatttattctttattctttACATTCTTTATGATGTATTGATGTATAATGTACATTAATGCCAAACCGCTTGAGTTGGGTTCAGTGCATGAAATGGGGGGAACAAACAAAATTGTATATATATGAACCAGAAATAAGTATTTTGTGGCTATAATGTAGATTTTGACACATTTTTCTAATTTTTGTTCCAGATACCGAAAAGTTGCATCCTTCCCCTGTGAGTAAAACAGGTTTTCATGTGTATCTTATTTTGTCCTTTGACTAATCAGGTGGGTTACAGTATAATAGGgttgatcccccccccccacccccctttatTAACACAGAGTTCTGTTTTTGAATTTTAACAAAATACTGAATAACACAGGTCTTTATTTTGCTTTTGCTAAATTATTTTCTCTTATGGCTGACACACAAATAATAATTACTACTAATTATTACTTTTTTAGCCACAGTTGCATTTCAGCAGGTTGTGATGAATGTCTGAACATGTGTTTAATGTCTGTCCTCATTATGAAGAACATTGTCTGCAGTCAGGAGGAGCCTGAAGAAGGTCTGACTTATATCACCTACACGGACAACAATAAAAAAGCTTCTCCTCGCCTTCAGGTGAGTGATGTCATCTGCAGGACTCGTGCAGTACGACACACCTGCCCCCAGGTTTTATTTGCGACAAACTCTACATGTTCCCTGAACATTTTCCAGACATTCCAGTGTCCATGTTTTAGAGGATTGTCTTCCACCTGGACAGTCATTGGAGCTCATTCACAAACAGTGCGTGCACATAAATCTGCACCcaaactgggtgtgtgcacatttGACACTCAAATCTGGGATTCATCAATATGTTCACAGCTAAATTTGTTCATAATGTGCAAATAAATTTATAACTGTTAGAACTGTGTGTCATTTAGAGGCAATTCATTGTTTTTAAATCTCTCTCTATTGTAATTTTATGATTTTGATTTGTTCAGCACTTTGTAATTTTGGTGTTGAAAGTACTTAAAAATGTTAGTTTAAGTAAAAGGATTTGAGTTGATGATTTCAGTCACTTCTGCAGCTTTAATAAATAGAGCTGAGTATCGTCTGCATAGAGGTGCACACTCGTGTTTATTTGAATTTTGTGTTGGAGGGCAACAAGCTGTACATCCAAGTAAATGGATCAtttttttagggccccttcacacatagtacaaataagtacaactcagggcgactcacagcgaaacagctAATATatgtgaaccacgaaaacatcatgccaacgggcaggcatgcacgatcctggTGCGACGGATTGTGTACGCAGTGGTGtcgttcgagcaggaacacagtgcgagcagctgcaccacatcacgctgctgatatggagaacaataaaataaaaaccagatgtataattagtgaatatcactgggttgattataaataattcataaaaggggacacaatacagaaccccacagttaaataaccatttttaaaacaaaaaaatgtcactcatgggattcaaacctgtaagctctgattaccagatggaaacttgacCTCTGTGCTACCaacactggcctgtaatcagtggggaaaaatgcctgaaatcaacaaagacatggacaaGGTGCACTGTGTGTAGCCACTGCAGCCTGGCACAAAGGCGAAAGATTTTTTCTGTATTTACACGTgacgacagcaggcagagacacgcgcccgcctcatggaggaatgttgtaagttcatgttctTCCAAACAtggaacgtgttctcaagctggacatctaggagcagagatctttacagccgtggCTATGAGTAGACATGCCACGTCCGTTCAGCGGAGTGTtgctctctgtgttatgtggtcattcattttcattatttggcatgtaattgtgtatgtagatattgttgtaattatttatgtacctgtcctggcggtggtgtcTGTGTTTGAATTGTgttcactgagctgtcatccagctgtcagtgtgctgcgatcagctgacaggcccctccccctgCTGAGTGCGATCAGATCTCGCTGtccgcccccatgtgatcagatctgtacatacatataagcattttatgcaagtgtgcccccccccccccccccccacctggtATTCCAAATGtgttgggggagtggggggggcacaacacgtgcgagacacatgcaccacatgtgtgtggctttttgcaacgccacactcgtgggggcacttagacaaatttcacatccagcttgacagtgatcgtctgctgactgttttcatgctaatcgtatgaatggccacacattttctaagtgccatgcgagcgatgttagatgtttgtgtgtgtcagctggaatctggtcaacacctgccacgagagggtttgatgggctctcacagcgcacactctgtctttcagtcgctggtgtgcgcaaatagttgtagcaacaggtgtgcgaggcgttagaggcagctatgattttacacattttgtgtaCAATTCCTGCTTATTGTACTGATTAGAAATGAGAGATGTCTGCTGACGTGAGACAGGAAGTTCAGGTATGAGCATTCAGTAAGTCAGTCATCTCGTTATCATTCAAAAGCTGCTTGTCTTTGTTCAGGAAGCTAGTTCTTAAAACTTTGAAATACTGTCTCAGGTGATTTTATATTTGCTCTGAATCGGTGAAGATGTCACATGATTTTCAGCTCACGGGAACAtttgccaacagacagacagtttGGTTTGTTTAAGAATTCAAATGTGAGTCTGTTTATATTTTAATTCATTGTCTCATTGTGTTCAAACAGGTGACTGAGGAGGAAGTGACTTATTCTGCAGTCAAGAGGTCTTCATAAAGCAGAATAATTACTGCATGCAATCACATAtgttgtcagtgtgtgtgtgtgtgtgtgtgtgtgtgtgtgtgtgtgtgtgtgtgtgtgtgtgtgtgtgtgcgcacacacacgtgaGCGTGTGTGTTTGAAATGTTACTAAGGTGTAATTTGAAACACCATCCTTGATTTAAACAATCAACTGATCACTGTCATATAGTCTGAGATGATAAATTGTGGTTGGGTGACATGTTTGAAACTGGACCTGGACCACATCATGGATTAAACATTGTCAGATAAATAAAGGATAAATCCTAATTTAAATCCCATGGGTTTATTTGctgcattataaaaaaaaaaatgatacatttgtgtcattttaaacactataacaaaattgaaaaattaaaggtttcatttatttttaatgatcacTCATGgccattcagtgagcaggtgagagagacaCTGGGTGGAAGGAAAgccattttggacaactggaaaagtactgcagatgtggtgagggagacagacaggaaggtactgggtgagacatctggacagtggaaggaagatgtccaggaaagcataaggaggaaGAGGTTGGcataaaagaattgggatagttggagagatgaagaaagttgaCATGAGTACAAAGAGATGCGGTGTGAAGCAAAAAGAGAAGtgacaaaagtgaaggaaaaggcatttagtgagctatacaagaagttgaatagtaaggaaggagaaaaggacttgtaccaattggccagacaaaaggacagagctggaaaggatgtacagcaggttagggtggtaaaagatacacatggtaatgtgctgacaagtgaggagtgtgtgttgagaaggtggagggaatattttgaggagctcatgaatgaaaaaaaatgagagaaaaggttggatgatgtggtgagaagtcaggaagtgcaagagattagtaaggaagaagtgagggctgctatgacgaggatgaagagtggaaaggcagttggtccagatgacattccagtggaggcatatgGAAATGTCTagtagagatggcagtggagtttctaaccaaatTGTTTAATAAAGTCTTGGAAAgtgatcaggtcccatcttatcttagggacctcgtagtaccatatcaccccaatagagcgcttcgctctcagactgcaggcttacttgtagttcctagggtttgtaagcgtagaatgggaggcagagccttcagctttcaggctcctctcctgtggaaccagctcccaattcagatcagggagacagacaccctctctacttttaagattaggcttaaaactttcctttttgctaaagcttatagttagggctggatcaggtgaccctgaaccatcccttagttatgctgctatagacgtagactgctggggggttcccacgatgcactgtttctttctctttttgctctgtatgcaccactctgcatttaatcattagtgattgatctctgctcccctccacagcatgtctttttcctggttctctccctcagccccaaccagtcccagcagaagactgcccctccctgagcctggttctgctggaggttttttcctgttaaaagggagtttttccttcccactgtagccaagtgcttgctcacagggggtcgttttgaccgttggggttttacataattattgtatggccttgccttacgatataaggtgccttggggcaactgtttgttgtgatttggcgctatataaaaaaaaattgattgattgattgaagtgagaggatgcctgaggagtggagacaaagggtgctggttcctgtttttaagaacaagggtgatgtgcagaggtgcagtaactacagaggcataaagttgatcagccacagcatgaagttatgggaaagagtagtcgaagctaggtttagaaaagaggtgaagatctgcgagcagcaatatggtttcctgctgaaaaagagcactacagatgcaatgtttgccctgagaatactgatggagaaatatagaggagagaaagcttatgacagggtgccaagagaagagttatgGTATTGTTTGAGGAAGCCTGGAGTGGTGTATGTGAgcgtagtacaggacatgtacaatgaTAGCATGACCAGTgaaatgtgcagtaggaatgaaagACTCAGTGaaggtggaggtgagattacaccaaggatcagctctgagttctCTATTGTTAATAgatgaaatcagacaggagtctccatggactatgatgtttgcagatgacctgTAGTGACAGTAGGGAACAGGCTGAATCCAGCCTGGAAGAGTGACGgataaagtctacaagacagtagtgagaccagttatgttggacagcttagagacagtggcactaacaaaaagacaggaggcagagctgaagatgttgtgattctctttgggagtgatgaggatggacaagattaggaatgaacatatcagagggacagctcaggtgggacggtttggagacaaagttagagaggtgagactgagatggtttggacatgtgcagaggagggacccagggtatatagggagaaggatgctgaggatggagccaccatgcaggaggagaagaaggaggacaaagaggaggtttatggatgtgctgttgGAGGACattcaggtggttggtgagacagaggaagacacagaggacagggtgagacggaGACAGATGACCTGCTGTGGCGCTTCTTTGAGAAGGAGTAGAAATAGGTTTTCACTGATTTCCTGTTATTCTTTCTTCACCTGTTCATCTTAATTTAACATAACATTCAAAACTCAACCAGTATGAATCTCGTACATcatacaataaaactttaaacttTTAGCTCACTTTCTGTACAACTTTATCATATATTCATCATATTTCTCTATATGACCTCATACAGTAAATGTAGAAAGACAGATTCTGTTCCACACACACAAGAAAAGGTCAGACAGAGTGTGTGACTTTACAAAGAAGACCTATTTGTGTTGCAATCAGAAGGGATCGATTGTATgcattattatttgtttgttgatTTCATTTTGTCAGATTCTTcaacctt
The sequence above is drawn from the Thalassophryne amazonica chromosome 21, fThaAma1.1, whole genome shotgun sequence genome and encodes:
- the LOC117502956 gene encoding uncharacterized protein LOC117502956 — protein: MFLLGLILILVLHLEGVSGDDSVSLYHSSGQNVTLVCAQLSHFGPTCSGINWLFNKDVTHTFEEVKNGKVSLSSQRAARLHVDKDCSLIISNITDEDAGYYTCRVGDRDSSDKRVYVSVLTISTSPSDADPVRDSEVVLECSLVRSTDLRLCAENTVLWQDEGGRVLLDKGDGYEFLRRTNCVSLLKVKRQSDRNRKYTCKVTDDKNNQLISADYTPIFTDTEKLHPSPNIVCSQEEPEEGLTYITYTDNNKKASPRLQVTEEEVTYSAVKRSS